A genomic region of Balaenoptera acutorostrata chromosome 4, mBalAcu1.1, whole genome shotgun sequence contains the following coding sequences:
- the MORC3 gene encoding MORC family CW-type zinc finger protein 3 isoform X1 has product MAAQPPSGIRLSALCPKFLHTNSTSHTWPFSAVAELIDNAYDPDVNAKQIWIDKTVINDHICLTFTDNGNGMTSDKLHKMLSFGFSDKVTMNGHVPVGLYGNGFKSGSMRLGKDAMVFTKNEESMSVGFLSQTYLEVIKAEHVVVPIVAFNKDQQIINLTESKASLAAILEHSLFSTEQKLLAELKAIIGKKGTRIIIWNLRSYKSATEFDFDKDKYDIRIPEDLDETAGKKGYKKQERMDQIAPESDYSLRAYCSILYLKPRMQIILRGQKVKTQLVSKSLAYIERDIYRPKFLTNKTVRITFGFNCRNKDHYGIMMYHRNRLIKAYEKVGCQLRANNMGVGVVGIIDCYFLKPTHNKQDFDYTNEYRLTITALGDKLNDYWNEMKVKKNAEYPLTLLVEDIQKRPDQTWVQCDSCLKWRKLPDGIDQLPEKWYCSNNPDPQFRNCDVPEEPEDEDLVHPTYEKTYKKKDKEKFRIRQPEAIPRIPAELLFPTTPVSSQSFPPIKENVARGHLSEAANTYATRLINNHRGSPQSEPENNSLKRRLSTRSSILNAKNRRLSNPAFENSYKDDDDDEDVIILEENSTPKPAVDDDIEVKLQQSHMEQSGVQVEPVGDNEPCGQTSSTDTSSSRCNQGTTAATQTEVPSLVVKKEETIEDEIDVRNDTAKLPSCVETEGKTYETQEIFDKSAGDAGCQLNELRNELLLVTQEKENYKRQCHMFTDQIKVLQQRILEMNDKYVKKETCHQSTETDAVFLLESINGKSESPDHMVSQYRQALEEIERLKKQCSALQHVKAECSQCSNSESKSEMDEMVVQLDDVFRQLDKCSVERDQYKSEVELLEMEKSQIRLQCEELKNEIEQLKSTSRQIGDVSTSSNIEESVNYTDEESLKLRSLRVNVGQLLAMIVPDLDLQQVNYDVDVVDEILGQVVEQMSEISST; this is encoded by the exons ATGGCGGCGCAGCCACCCAGCGGGATCCGCCTCAGCGCG CTTTGCCCGAAGTTTTTACATACAAATTCTACTAGTCACACTTGGCCATTTAGTGCGGTTGCTGAATTAATAG ATAATGCTTACGATCCTGATGTGAATGCTAAACAGATATGGATTGACAAAACAGTGATAAATGACCATATATGCCTGACATTTACTGATAATGGGAATGGTATGACTTCAGACAAATTACATAAAATGCTGAG ctttggCTTCAGTGACAAAGTCACCATGAATGGTCACGTCCCAGTTGGATTGTATGGGAATGGCTTCAAGTCAGGTTCTATGCGTTTGGGTAAAGATGCAATGGTTTTTACCAAAAATGAAGAAAGCATGAGCGTGGGCTTCTTGTCTCAGACCTACTTGGAAGTCATAAAAGCAGAACATGTTGTTGTCCCAATAGTGGCATTCAACAAAGAC CAACAGATAATTAATTTAACAGAATCAAAAGCGAGTCTTGCTGcaattctggaacattctttattttctacgGAACAGAAATTACTGGCAGAACTTAAAGCTATCATCGGTAAGAAGGGGACGAGGATCATCATTTGGAATCTCAGAAG cTACAAAAGTGCAACAGAGTTTGATTTTGATAAGGATAAATATGACATCAGAATTCCAGAAGATTTAGATGAGACAGCAGGGAAGAAAGGATACAAGAAGCAAGAAAGGATGGACCAAATTGCCCCTGAGAGTGACTATTCTCTGAGG GCTTACTGCAGTATATTATATCTAAAGCCACGAATGCAGATCATCTTGCGTGGACAGAAAGTGAAGACACAGCTAGTTTCGAAGAGTCTTGCCTACATTGAACGTGATATTTATCGACCCAAATTTTTA ACTAATAAAACTGTGAGAATTACTTTTGGATTCAACTGCAGAAATAAAGATCATTATGGGATAATGATGTATCACAGAAATAGACTCATCAAAGCTTATGAAAAAGTTGGATGTCAGTTAAGG GCAAACAACATGGGTGTTGGAGTAGTGGGGATTATAGACTGTTATTTCCTAAAGCCGACTCATAATAAACAAGATTTCGATTATACTAACGAATACAG gcttacAATAACAGCACTAGGAGATAAGCTCAATGATTACTGGAATGAAATGAAAGTGAAGAAAAATGCAGAATATCCTCTGACTTTGCTGGTAGAAGATATACa GAAACGTCCTGATCAGACATGGGTTCAATGTGATTCCTGTCTAAAGTGGCGAAAATTACCAGATGGGATAGATCAACTTCCAGAAAAATGGTATTGCTCCAATAACCCTGACCCACAGTTCAG AAATTGTGATGTTCCAGAAGAACCTGAAGATGAAGATTTGGTGCATCCCACTTatgaaaaaacctacaaaaagaA agacaaGGAAAAATTCAGGATCAGACAACCAGAAGCAATCCCTCGG ATTCCTGCTGAACTCTTGTTTCCAACAACTCCTGTGTCAAGTCAAAGCTTTCCTCCCATTAAGGAAAATGTTGCAAGAGGACATCTTTCAGAAGCGGCAAATACTTACGCAACGAGACTTATAAATAATCATCGAGGTTCACCCCAGTCTGAACCTGAGAATAACAG CCTGAAACGGAGACTCTCTACTCGTTCCTCAATTTTGAATGCAAAGAATCGCAGATTGAGTAATCCAGCATTTGAAAATTCTtataaagatgatgatgatgatgaagatgtcatcatcttagaagaaaacagtacTCCCAAGCCTGCAGTAGACGATGATATTGAAGTGAAATTGCAACAGAGTCACATGGAGCAAAGCGGTGTTCAGGTGGAGCCTGTGGGTGATAACGAACCGTGTGGCCAGACTAGTTCAACAGACACCTCATCATCCAGGTGCAATCAGGGAACCACTGCAGCCACCCAGACTGAAGTACCAAGTTTAGTcgttaaaaaggaagaaactattGAAGATGAGATAGATGTGAGAAATGACACAGCCAAACTGCCATCGTGTGTAGAAACTGAAGGAAAGACATATGAAACCCAGGAAATCTTTGATAAATCTGCTGGTGATGCTGGTTGCCAATTAAATGAACTAAGAAATGAGCTGCTTCTTGTcacccaagaaaaagaaaattataaaagacaGTGCCACATGTTTACTGACCAAATCAAAGTGTTACAGCAGAGGATACTGGAAATGAATGACAAATACGTGAAGAAGGAAACTTGCCATCAGTCTACTGAAACTGATGCTGTATTTTTACTTGAAAGTATTAATGGCAAATCTGAAAGTCCAGACCATATGGTATCTCAGTATCGGCAAGctttggaagaaatagaaaggctGAAAAAACAGTGTAGTGCTTTGCAACATGTAAAGGCTGAATGCAGTCAGTGTTCCAATAGCGAGAGTAAAAGTGAAATGGATGAGATGGTTGTGCAGCTTGATGATGTATTTAGACAGCTGGACAAATGCAGTGTTGAGAGGGACCAGTATAAAAGTGAG GTTGAATTATTGGaaatggaaaaatcacaaatCCGTTTGCAGTGTGaagaactgaaaaatgaaatCGAACAATTAAAATCTACAAGTCGACAAATTGGAGATGTGTCAACGTCAAGTAACATCGAGGAGTCTGTAAATTATACTGATGAGGAAAG CCTCAAACTTCGATCTCTTCGAGTTAACGTAGGACAGCTCCTGGCCATGATTGTACCTGATCTCGATCTTCAGCAAGTGAATTATGATGTCGATGTAGTTGATGAGATCTTAGGACAAGTTGTCGAGCAAATGAGTGAAATCAGTAGtacttaa
- the MORC3 gene encoding MORC family CW-type zinc finger protein 3 isoform X2, translated as MEVLDHKLCPKFLHTNSTSHTWPFSAVAELIDNAYDPDVNAKQIWIDKTVINDHICLTFTDNGNGMTSDKLHKMLSFGFSDKVTMNGHVPVGLYGNGFKSGSMRLGKDAMVFTKNEESMSVGFLSQTYLEVIKAEHVVVPIVAFNKDQQIINLTESKASLAAILEHSLFSTEQKLLAELKAIIGKKGTRIIIWNLRSYKSATEFDFDKDKYDIRIPEDLDETAGKKGYKKQERMDQIAPESDYSLRAYCSILYLKPRMQIILRGQKVKTQLVSKSLAYIERDIYRPKFLTNKTVRITFGFNCRNKDHYGIMMYHRNRLIKAYEKVGCQLRANNMGVGVVGIIDCYFLKPTHNKQDFDYTNEYRLTITALGDKLNDYWNEMKVKKNAEYPLTLLVEDIQKRPDQTWVQCDSCLKWRKLPDGIDQLPEKWYCSNNPDPQFRNCDVPEEPEDEDLVHPTYEKTYKKKDKEKFRIRQPEAIPRIPAELLFPTTPVSSQSFPPIKENVARGHLSEAANTYATRLINNHRGSPQSEPENNSLKRRLSTRSSILNAKNRRLSNPAFENSYKDDDDDEDVIILEENSTPKPAVDDDIEVKLQQSHMEQSGVQVEPVGDNEPCGQTSSTDTSSSRCNQGTTAATQTEVPSLVVKKEETIEDEIDVRNDTAKLPSCVETEGKTYETQEIFDKSAGDAGCQLNELRNELLLVTQEKENYKRQCHMFTDQIKVLQQRILEMNDKYVKKETCHQSTETDAVFLLESINGKSESPDHMVSQYRQALEEIERLKKQCSALQHVKAECSQCSNSESKSEMDEMVVQLDDVFRQLDKCSVERDQYKSEVELLEMEKSQIRLQCEELKNEIEQLKSTSRQIGDVSTSSNIEESVNYTDEESLKLRSLRVNVGQLLAMIVPDLDLQQVNYDVDVVDEILGQVVEQMSEISST; from the exons ATGGAAGTGTTAGACCATAAA CTTTGCCCGAAGTTTTTACATACAAATTCTACTAGTCACACTTGGCCATTTAGTGCGGTTGCTGAATTAATAG ATAATGCTTACGATCCTGATGTGAATGCTAAACAGATATGGATTGACAAAACAGTGATAAATGACCATATATGCCTGACATTTACTGATAATGGGAATGGTATGACTTCAGACAAATTACATAAAATGCTGAG ctttggCTTCAGTGACAAAGTCACCATGAATGGTCACGTCCCAGTTGGATTGTATGGGAATGGCTTCAAGTCAGGTTCTATGCGTTTGGGTAAAGATGCAATGGTTTTTACCAAAAATGAAGAAAGCATGAGCGTGGGCTTCTTGTCTCAGACCTACTTGGAAGTCATAAAAGCAGAACATGTTGTTGTCCCAATAGTGGCATTCAACAAAGAC CAACAGATAATTAATTTAACAGAATCAAAAGCGAGTCTTGCTGcaattctggaacattctttattttctacgGAACAGAAATTACTGGCAGAACTTAAAGCTATCATCGGTAAGAAGGGGACGAGGATCATCATTTGGAATCTCAGAAG cTACAAAAGTGCAACAGAGTTTGATTTTGATAAGGATAAATATGACATCAGAATTCCAGAAGATTTAGATGAGACAGCAGGGAAGAAAGGATACAAGAAGCAAGAAAGGATGGACCAAATTGCCCCTGAGAGTGACTATTCTCTGAGG GCTTACTGCAGTATATTATATCTAAAGCCACGAATGCAGATCATCTTGCGTGGACAGAAAGTGAAGACACAGCTAGTTTCGAAGAGTCTTGCCTACATTGAACGTGATATTTATCGACCCAAATTTTTA ACTAATAAAACTGTGAGAATTACTTTTGGATTCAACTGCAGAAATAAAGATCATTATGGGATAATGATGTATCACAGAAATAGACTCATCAAAGCTTATGAAAAAGTTGGATGTCAGTTAAGG GCAAACAACATGGGTGTTGGAGTAGTGGGGATTATAGACTGTTATTTCCTAAAGCCGACTCATAATAAACAAGATTTCGATTATACTAACGAATACAG gcttacAATAACAGCACTAGGAGATAAGCTCAATGATTACTGGAATGAAATGAAAGTGAAGAAAAATGCAGAATATCCTCTGACTTTGCTGGTAGAAGATATACa GAAACGTCCTGATCAGACATGGGTTCAATGTGATTCCTGTCTAAAGTGGCGAAAATTACCAGATGGGATAGATCAACTTCCAGAAAAATGGTATTGCTCCAATAACCCTGACCCACAGTTCAG AAATTGTGATGTTCCAGAAGAACCTGAAGATGAAGATTTGGTGCATCCCACTTatgaaaaaacctacaaaaagaA agacaaGGAAAAATTCAGGATCAGACAACCAGAAGCAATCCCTCGG ATTCCTGCTGAACTCTTGTTTCCAACAACTCCTGTGTCAAGTCAAAGCTTTCCTCCCATTAAGGAAAATGTTGCAAGAGGACATCTTTCAGAAGCGGCAAATACTTACGCAACGAGACTTATAAATAATCATCGAGGTTCACCCCAGTCTGAACCTGAGAATAACAG CCTGAAACGGAGACTCTCTACTCGTTCCTCAATTTTGAATGCAAAGAATCGCAGATTGAGTAATCCAGCATTTGAAAATTCTtataaagatgatgatgatgatgaagatgtcatcatcttagaagaaaacagtacTCCCAAGCCTGCAGTAGACGATGATATTGAAGTGAAATTGCAACAGAGTCACATGGAGCAAAGCGGTGTTCAGGTGGAGCCTGTGGGTGATAACGAACCGTGTGGCCAGACTAGTTCAACAGACACCTCATCATCCAGGTGCAATCAGGGAACCACTGCAGCCACCCAGACTGAAGTACCAAGTTTAGTcgttaaaaaggaagaaactattGAAGATGAGATAGATGTGAGAAATGACACAGCCAAACTGCCATCGTGTGTAGAAACTGAAGGAAAGACATATGAAACCCAGGAAATCTTTGATAAATCTGCTGGTGATGCTGGTTGCCAATTAAATGAACTAAGAAATGAGCTGCTTCTTGTcacccaagaaaaagaaaattataaaagacaGTGCCACATGTTTACTGACCAAATCAAAGTGTTACAGCAGAGGATACTGGAAATGAATGACAAATACGTGAAGAAGGAAACTTGCCATCAGTCTACTGAAACTGATGCTGTATTTTTACTTGAAAGTATTAATGGCAAATCTGAAAGTCCAGACCATATGGTATCTCAGTATCGGCAAGctttggaagaaatagaaaggctGAAAAAACAGTGTAGTGCTTTGCAACATGTAAAGGCTGAATGCAGTCAGTGTTCCAATAGCGAGAGTAAAAGTGAAATGGATGAGATGGTTGTGCAGCTTGATGATGTATTTAGACAGCTGGACAAATGCAGTGTTGAGAGGGACCAGTATAAAAGTGAG GTTGAATTATTGGaaatggaaaaatcacaaatCCGTTTGCAGTGTGaagaactgaaaaatgaaatCGAACAATTAAAATCTACAAGTCGACAAATTGGAGATGTGTCAACGTCAAGTAACATCGAGGAGTCTGTAAATTATACTGATGAGGAAAG CCTCAAACTTCGATCTCTTCGAGTTAACGTAGGACAGCTCCTGGCCATGATTGTACCTGATCTCGATCTTCAGCAAGTGAATTATGATGTCGATGTAGTTGATGAGATCTTAGGACAAGTTGTCGAGCAAATGAGTGAAATCAGTAGtacttaa
- the LOC130708100 gene encoding 60S ribosomal protein L38, protein MPRKIEEIKDFLLTARRKDAKSVKIKKNKDNVKFKVRCSRYLYTLVITDKEKAEKLKQSLPPGLAVKELK, encoded by the coding sequence ATGCCTCGCAAAATTGAGGAAATCAAGGACTTTCTGCTCACAGCCAGACGAAAGGACGCCAAATCGGTCAAGATcaagaaaaataaggataatgtGAAGTTTAAAGTTCGATGTAGCAGGTACCTGTACACCTTGGTCATCACAGacaaagagaaggcagagaagctGAAGCAGTCCCTGCCCCCAGGTTTGGCAGTGAAGGAGCTGAAATGA